In Tachysurus vachellii isolate PV-2020 chromosome 24, HZAU_Pvac_v1, whole genome shotgun sequence, the sequence TCCTCTCTTTCAGCACCCtcatccattaaaaaaaaaaaaaaaaaaaatccttacttTCTTTAGATGGGAGCGGGTTCTTCTCCTGAGTCTCAGTCTTCTTCAGCTTGCTCTTGTCGAAGCTGGTGACCTCCTCAAGATTGGGTTTGTCAGACATGGTTGCTGGGTGTCTGTCAGGAAacaaaaaaggaggaaaaaaaaaaaataataaagtcaataatttcaaaaaaaaaaattcacattttttaatgttacCCCCTTCTGAGTAACCATTTAAACTCCCTACAGCGTCCTGTTCATTAAACCACCTTGTGCATTGCACATTGTGAGAGCTTTAGTCCAGCCAGAATGACTGCACTGACCACACAAGAGAGAACAAAACCGCACCCTTTTTGAATGGCGTCTGAAAAACCCCCCGAAAAAACGCCAGACCATTTACACGCTAATGCAATCAGGCACAGTGAGTGCGAGGAGAAGTATGCattcaaaaatatacaaatatgacAAGAGAAATGAACTAACATTTTTACAATCCGACATTTTTGCGCACCCCCACGTGCGCGCACAAAGATTTCAGCGCTTCTGCTTAGGAACCACCGCCCATATAGGTTTAATCACGAAAATGAACAAACCTAACGTTTTACTCACACCCCAACCTTACCGTCTCAGCCATACACATCCGTTTTATTATCTTATTCATGCATTTATGTCTACAAAGCGCCCGAGTGACTAATCAACACGCATTAATAGCCTGCAGCACAAAGGCGCTCATGCAACAAAGGAAAGATGTCAGCAGATCTGATTTCCGCATTTACACAcctacacgcacacatgcattaattataaaaaataaagaaagaaataaataaataaatccatttttCGATTGTTAATTCTTGCACTCAATGCAAGAGTGTATCAGATGCGTCAAAATAAACcgaaaaacagcaaaacatcaATATACATCACCATCGGCAATCATGAATACgaacataaaattaaaaataaatcacaatgcATACCTTGATAGACCAGTAAGCGTTTATGATCTCTGATATCTCTGGGTTGCAGCAATGTATCGCGCCACTGCGCAGAGTCGTATATATGCAGACTGGTATGCAAATGAACCGGTGACGTCACGCCAAAGCCCCGCCCGTAACGGGATCAACTGACTTTATGTGATGTTCGCTCAACACCAAGAATCTTCTTCGTTTAtccacatatatacacactgacgCAAGTGTAAACACACAGTTTGTGTTTTAAGTATTACAAATTATCCGTCGGTTGTTTAGTGTCTTGATTTTGAAcgggctaaaaaaaaaaagaaaagaaagaaaaaaggcgTCTCGGCGCCACCTGGTGGCCACAGAGGAGTATAACTATAAACAACCATTTTagacttttttccccacttatcgcccacttaaaaaaatattttcagctaTTTCCTTAAGTACCTTCTATCTACAAAACTATTTTATTATGTTCGGCCATTATATGTGACTTTGTACACATGTTTGCTGTGCACAATTCAAATAGTAGTCACTCCACGTGTTGGTGACCACTGGTGACCTCATCATAGGTTTGTAAAAGTCTTCATTGTCATCTTTAGGTAGCTAACAGGTTCATGGTGATATAAAGTAAATACCTCACGAATGCACACTTGTTCATAGTTATAAGCACAAAGAGAAAACATGATGTGTGGAAATCTGAAGTCTATATATGCACTTTAagaacatataataaaataacaaatataacaaaaccATATTCCTTCTTACTTCATATAAAGTGCCCAAGACATATCCTACAACATTACTGAgttattattacacattatcattaacattatcaacattttcacttaattttggattatgatgtcattttattttgaaaagtcTGACCCGGAAGTAGAACTCGACAACATACCCGTATAGATACACACGTGTTTGTGTTGGAAGAAGCAGGCGTCTGTATATAACATACACCAGGCTTTCTACTTATGTCTGCAGATGAATGATAGAAATATTTGAACGCCTTTTTAGACCAAGATGAAGTTTGCATACAAGGTATGTTTTGACACATAACGTTGTTAACATTGTAATAGTGAACCTTTCATTGTccagtaggagagagagagagagagagagagagagagagagagagagagagagcgctaatGAAGCTAGCAGGCTAACATAAGGTTAGTTTTAGGTAAATTTCAGATGAACGTCAAAATGTTAGAAACAAGGGCATCTGTTTGGGTCAATTACAGATCAACTCAACCTGAGctgtttgaattttatttagtttggtACATAATGTTTAGTATAAGCTTTTAATGCCACatttgctatctatctatctatctatctatctatctatctatctatatatctatatatatatatatataatgtgtgtgtatgtgtatatattatataatatgaacAATTTATTTATGATATCTATGATGTATGatatataaacaatttatttattaaacaaattaagTCTTCAGTTTTGTTGATCTTAAAAAGCTTTGCtcttatataaatatttctttttagttACTTGGACATCTCAGGTTGTCAGGTTCTGTGAGCTGCTATAAATGTCTCCAGTATGTTTTAAGTCTGTatctataataaattaaataaagtgctcagAAAAggcccacattttagacaataaCATCTCTCTGAAAATTATCCCAGCTCAGACCACATTTTACTACTGCACATCTTTGATGgattattgaaataaaaaagtgaagaaagttTAATTAGTACAAGAAATCTGATCTCCAATTTTATACCAGCTATAATCACTAAAATTTATAACAAAGGTTTTTCAAATTTACAGGACTTTCATTAATacttggttatttatttatttatttattattttataagatGGTACAAaagatttacaaataaattcatttacttCCAGCTTAATGAAAGAACTTTTTGGAACTGGGTAATTTTGACACAGAATAATCTCTTTATTTACTTCCTGCTTGCAGTTTTCCAACTTACTGGGGGCTGTTTATCGCCAAGGGAATCTGTCGTTCTCGAAAGATGGTAATTCGGTCATCAGTCCAGTTGGAAAccgtgtctctgtgtttgaCCTGAAGAAGTAAGTGGCACACATTTTATGGTTCCTTTTCAACACTGTCAACATTTTAATCACCCAACCATCAAAATATGTCTtcaaagtagaagaagaaaaatgaaattctGTTTGTACCACAGCACCAATGAATCTGGTGAGCAAAGCTATCAGAGAAACTCATTATGGATGCGTTCTCACTGGTCAAAGAATCCTGTTTCACCGATTCAAatgaaaaaaggacaaaaaattaagaaaaatcaaacatttctggCTGCGAcagtcaccaaaaaaaaaaaactatacaaaatCATGATGGGACTgaataatgtaaaagaaaatagttACTATGGTGATGCTATGgctatttaaattattatttaattatataatatgtaattattattattattgtaattgttatttaaataaatacagattagTTTTACTTTACAAAAGAGGTTTTACGACGGAaggctttttatttactttataacgtcatgaaagagaaaaacgagatgatgatgatgagggatggactgtttaaagctgctgtaacagaggTGAAAGCAGTAAcgtgcgcatattcacagattggagtttcccgagtcagtaactcctgagctaaactctgttactagcaaaacgtggttgtagctgcgtctctacattactacgatagaaaagaggtgttatttgtgtagtaacagcgtttagctcaggagttattgactcgggaaaactccaatctgtgaatatgcgccaacttcctgctccttcatttctctccagcgctggaaagctgatcctatattaacacgtcctacttcttgccttatcgtaagcctttcttcgctttctttctttgtttttatcctccatttcAATGTTAAAAttgctttctgctgatgtcacacatgcgcactgaacaccgcactctctccaccgcatattgacaagacccgcccctttctgctcattggccacacgtttgttttgatttttgttttgtttgtcgtcccgactcagttttctgaagcatttctcaaacatcggagagcCCACCTTTAAGTCCCTTGTTCTTGTTGTCTCTATAGTAACAGAGAATTCTACCgtggccaagaagtgcaaaacacgttaacaaatccgaaaacaaatgaacaaatctgaagacaaattaacaaatccgaaaacacattaacaaatccgaaaacacattaacaatatGTGTCAAAGTCAACAATCAAGAGAAGACTTCACCAGCGTGAATACGTAGGGTTCACCACAAGATGGAAACCATTGGTGAGCCTCAAAAACAGGAAGGCCAGATTAGAGTTTGCCAAACAACATCTAAAAAAGCCTCCACAGTTCTGGAACAAcatcctatggacagatgagaccaagatCAACTTGTACCAGAGCGATGGGAAGAGAAGAGtatggagaaggaaaggaactGCTCATGATCCTAAGCATGCCACCTcatcagtgaagcatggtggtggtagtgtcatgGCGTGGGCATGTATGGCTGCCAATGGAACTGGTTCTCTGgtattgatgatgtgactgctgacTTTTgtcagcagaatgaattctgaagtgtttcgGACAATATTATCTACTCATATTCAGCCAAATGCTTCAGAACTCATTGGACGGCGcttcacagtgcagatggacaatgacccaaagcatactgcaaaagcaaccaaagagttttttaagggaaaatagtggaatgttatgcaatggccaagtcaatcacctgacctgaatcTGATTGAGCATGCATTTTCACCCAAGAACAAGCAGAAACTGAACACAGTTGCAGTAGAGGCCTGGCAGAGCATCACCAGGGATGAAACCCAGCGTCTGGTGATgtccaatatttatggacctgactgtgcgtatgtgtatatgtatatatgtgtgtgtgtgtgtgtatgtgtatgtgtatatatatatacgtatatatgtaatatctatatatatatataatgtgtgtatatagcaTCTTATAGAAGTGCCTTAAATTATATCCTTACACCAGTTTAAATAAAGTACAGTCTATGAATTGAATTcagttctgttttatttgtatagcactttgtaTAATGGACGTTGTCACTTTGCGATTTATGAAAAttgttttggggaaaaaaaaaataaataaactgcttgTTTACTTCAAGATCATTTTTCAGCTACAACCCAAATCAACGGCGTAGATGGAAAATTTTTTAGCACTGTTATATGTGCGTTGTTTCAGCGTGCATGATTGATTAGTGTCATTACCCAAAGCATTAACACCAGCCCTGTCCCCTAGTAACAAGTCTGAGACGTTACCAGTGAGCACCAATAAGAACATCACCTGTGTGGGGCTCTCGCCTGATGGAAATACAGCCATACTTGTCGACGAAGGTATCCCCgtttcttgtttgtctttttctgacTTTTGTGATGAATGAAGTGGTCACTGGTGTTTGTTGATATGTTGCAGATGGAGCAGCCGTGTTGGTCAGTTTGCTGACTCGAGCTGTACTTCACCATCATCACTTTCACAAGCCGGTCAACAGCATCCGCTTTTCTCCCGATGGGAAGTAAGtcactccccacacacacacacacacacacacacacacacacacataattaagataaataaatccataGTCTTATTTATCTTAATTCTCATTAATTCTGTTCGTGACTTGTCCTCTGTTTCTAGAAAGTTTGTGGTTACTAAAGAAAACGTCGCTCTGATGTATCATGCCCCCGGAAAGAACCGAGCCTTTAACGCATTCGTTCTGGATAAAAGTTATTACGGGCCCTTCGACGAGACGACCTGCATCGACTGGACCGACGACTCCAAGTACAACACAGCAACTAAGCACCTCACTCCTTCTGCTAGCACATACTGTAATGATCACGCTCATGTACTGAGAATCACAAGAAGCTGTTTATAAAAGACAATCTGTTAGTCATTAAGTAGTAACTTCACCAGCATATGATATTGTTCCAGTCCCAGAGAGCATGGTGTTAAAGATATAGTGAGTCGGTAGGGATGATCTGCATTATCAGCGAATCTAGTTCTACTTGCTAATAATTTGTATTccttaaatatctttaaaatataattcatattGGCTCCTGAGTGGTGCAGCAGAAAATTGTCTGGAGATTGACACTGCTACAGTCATCCATGCTCTCTGAGTGTGagggctttctctctctctctctctctctctctctctctctctctctgtagaagCGTTTATACTGGCCGCGTGTCTGCTGTATCTGGCgtatattgaattgaattagcCTTGTGACTAGAGAGAATAAAGCCCCACCACATGTCCTGTACACAGTGGaaactgtttatttatctatttttcttGCATTTCCTGTGACCACACTATCATATTAACTCTACAAACTCaccaaataaaagcaaaaggtGTTTTTGCTTTGAATAATCTGCTGTTTGTTGTCCCAGGTGCTTTGCAGTGGGGAGTAAAGACATGACCACGTGGATATTTGGAGCAGAACGATGGGCGAATCTGATCTACTACTCTATAGGTGGCCATAAGGACATCATCATGGGGTGCTTCTTCGAGAGAGACAGTCTGGACGTAAGTTTTTAGTGTTTCCTGATCACTGGTCTGATTTTGCTGAACATCCTGAGATCAGTAAAATAGTGTCTGTGAATCAAAGACcttaacagacagaaaaaaaatgaaaactggtCTGttctaaaaagagaaatattaatcatgtgatgttttatgttctgtaatcaTTCAGTGTCAAACCTTTAATGGAGACTTTAGTGTATTGTTGATCTAACAGATGCCACAACTGGCTTATCTGTTGTTGTGCAGTTGTACACTGTGAGTCAGGAcggtactctgtgtgtgtgggagagcgaCACCGAGCTAGACGGTTTACGCAAAGGACCCAAATACTCTGAGAGGAAGAAGACAGAGGAGGAAGTAAAGAGAAGACAAGAGGAACAAAACAAAGGGGATGAGCAGGATGAGGTCGAGGAACTGATGGGAGAAGACGGACAGCCCCTGGGAGAGGTGATAAAAGGGAGCGTGGACGCGCCAAAAGAAGTTGAAGGCATCAAAAACGTCCGTTACAAGCAGAAAAGCAAGTATGTGCGACATTTTAGAGTTTGGCTCGTTTTTGGTTATTAGAATGTTTTAGGAAATTAACGTCTTTTTCAACATCATTACTGTTTGTTTTGTACTCGGTTGTAAAATGTTAAGCTGTAGTGTTGATGTCTGGACAGTTGTCTTGGTGGTCTTGGTCTTTTCTTGAccacaaatgatttttttaaaattattataccGCAGACACTTTTTCAACAAAGAAGGCGACTTTAACAACCTGACAGCAGCAGCTTtccacaaggacacacacatcCTGGTGACGGGTTTTGCCTCGGGAGCTTTCCACCTCCATGAGCTGCCTGACTTCAaccttattcactcactcaggTTTGGACAAAACACCATGATGCCAGACTTCCTGACCTCAGCAACGTGCGCCTGTGTGCACGGGTGTATGTCTGCGTGCAttaatcaatctctctctctctctctctctctctctctctctctctctctctctctttctctgtgtgtgtaaacacttgTCCATGTGCACTTGTATAAAGACTTCTGCATGTTATATAATTGGAATTAAAGTGCTAGATTTAAacagtgtatgtttgtgtatattatgGTGCAATTTCATGttgatgttttcttttgctttaaacCACCAGTATTTCAGATCAGAGGATTTCAGCTATAGCCATGAACCCCACTGGAGACTGGATTGGTTTTGGCTGTTCAGGTACAGACTCTATggctttttatttgtcacagatGTGCTGAAATGTAAACCTGGGCTCTCCTCTGAGTctgtgcaaataaataaactgcatttAAGACAAAATATAGACtagaaataagaagaaataacaGAATGTGATGTGCAGTTATGTTGTATGTAGTAATGGTTCAATATGTGCGAATATTGCAGAATAGAAAGTTGTAGTAGTGTATGTAATGGTGCTTAATGTTgtatgtgtttagtgtgtggtgTTATTGTAAATCTGGGCAATGATGAGATATTAGGAGCAGATTTTAGGATTCAGAAATGTCCCAATGATCTAATGGCATTACTAAGCCTCTTCAGGTAAAACTAATCCAGGTGGAATAATGCCGTAATGGTCAGATTAGGATTATTGAAGTGAAATGGTTTCCTGTGTGGAAATCTTTACCATTTCCTGTTGGTTTTAAAGGTCTTGGACAGTTGCTGGTTTGGGAGTGGCAGAGTGAATCCTATGTGTTCAAGCAGCAAGGTCACTTCAACAACATGGCCTCTCTGGCGTACTCTCCAGACGGACAGTATCTGGCCACCGGAGGAGATGATGGCAAGGCAAGTCCCACTACTGTAGGTGTTCGATGACTGAATCATGAGTTCTATCTAATTTTCCATCATTTTCAGGTGAAAGTCTGGAACACCACGAGCGGCCTGTGTTTCGTCACGTTCACCGAGCACACGAGCGGCATAACAGGCGTCACCTTTACTTCCAGTGGCTTCGTGGTGGTTAGTGCATCTCTGGACGGCACTGTACGAGCTTTTGATCTACACAGgtaacaaaatgaacaaagaaatctttctccttttttttttcacacccaATTCAATCCAATCCAGGAATATCGATTGATTTTGCATATACAAGCCAAAGCACAAAGTAGTCATAGGTCTATAATTTTTCACCCCTTGTTTTCTCTTGACCATTTTAGTGTGAAGGTCTGATGTCAACTTCACAAGAGAATATCAGTCAacattttttgtctctttttaggTACCGTAACTTCCGAACACTAACTTCTCCACGACCGAAGCAGTTCTCCTCATTGGCGGTGGATGTGAGCGGGGAACTTGTGTGTGCTGGAGCTCAGGACTCCTTTGAAATCTTTCTGTGGTCCATGCAGACCGGACGACTTCTGGAGGTCAGCCTGAACCTATTTATCAATATAATCATGGCTAAAAGCTTGTGGAATGGCTTCATATAATTATATGTAAGTGGATTTTAGCTCCACTTAAGCCTTAGGTGTAGTAggagtgaaatgtgtgtgtgggtgtgtgtaacaGGTGCTGAGTGGACATGAGGGGCCGGTGAGCAGCCTGTGCTTTAGTCCCGTACAGTCATTCTTGGCCAGCGTGTCCTGGGACAAAACGGTCCGACTGTGGGACATGAGA encodes:
- the tmsb4x gene encoding thymosin beta-4, which produces MSDKPNLEEVTSFDKSKLKKTETQEKNPLPSKETIEQEKQASS
- the pwp2h gene encoding PWP2 small subunit processome component; this translates as MKFAYKFSNLLGAVYRQGNLSFSKDGNSVISPVGNRVSVFDLKNNKSETLPVSTNKNITCVGLSPDGNTAILVDEDGAAVLVSLLTRAVLHHHHFHKPVNSIRFSPDGKKFVVTKENVALMYHAPGKNRAFNAFVLDKSYYGPFDETTCIDWTDDSKCFAVGSKDMTTWIFGAERWANLIYYSIGGHKDIIMGCFFERDSLDLYTVSQDGTLCVWESDTELDGLRKGPKYSERKKTEEEVKRRQEEQNKGDEQDEVEELMGEDGQPLGEVIKGSVDAPKEVEGIKNVRYKQKSKHFFNKEGDFNNLTAAAFHKDTHILVTGFASGAFHLHELPDFNLIHSLSISDQRISAIAMNPTGDWIGFGCSGLGQLLVWEWQSESYVFKQQGHFNNMASLAYSPDGQYLATGGDDGKVKVWNTTSGLCFVTFTEHTSGITGVTFTSSGFVVVSASLDGTVRAFDLHRYRNFRTLTSPRPKQFSSLAVDVSGELVCAGAQDSFEIFLWSMQTGRLLEVLSGHEGPVSSLCFSPVQSFLASVSWDKTVRLWDMRDSWQTREILRLTSDGLAVTYRPDGQELAVASLDGEITLWNPQAATQTGSIAGRHDLQMGRKETDKITAKQSAKGKAFTSLCYSADGESMLAGGHSKFVCIYNIKEQILMKKFEISCNMSLDAMEEFLDRRKMTEFGSLALVDEGTGDGDGVHLSLPGVRRGDMSSRHFKPEIRVTSLRFSPTGRSWAAASTEGLLIYSLDASLVFDPYDLDMDVTPTSIRRQLRKKEWTSAIVLAFRLNETSLISEVLESVPYNQIEVVSSSLPDVYVEKLLDFVASALERSRHLHFYLTWVQNLLTLHGQKLKNRSAAILPTIQQLMKSSQKHHNDLSKLCDWNIYTIRYAMALSKQRGMKRAATDSLHEEDEASSEVMGSEDEEQDMMAESLLVEN